A genomic window from Phycisphaerales bacterium includes:
- a CDS encoding ABC transporter permease, translating into MTFLLETIRLGLKNLRLHMLRSLLTAFGIVLGIASVIVMMAITEGSKQNALKQFEVLGARNVILRSVKPAEQASMAGGSSGQGDFVLSYGLTRQDYRRLRAQFEDKAEEIVPLKTCGAMVTRGSRQMSSQTFGTTPDLPRCANLPVAQGRYLTWLDLESDASVCVIGRTVALQLFPLEEPLGKTLRVDDQIFTVVGVLAPIGLAGGAGSALVGRDLNLDVHIPLSTAEAKFGDMIMRRSAGSREVTNIELSEIYIGMPTIESVSRGGHMAERIIDIGLRKEQDVTVIIPYELQEMAKRTARIWSRVMLFIAAIALVVGGTGIMNIMLASVTERTREIGIRRALGATRGHITWQFLVETGVLSLFGGFIGIFVGVFGAMALGALLPEQFPTQVTGWSIAVSFIVACGVGLIFGLYPANVAASQDPIVALRHD; encoded by the coding sequence ATGACCTTTCTTCTCGAGACAATCCGGCTTGGCCTCAAGAACCTGCGGCTGCACATGTTGCGCTCGCTGCTCACGGCGTTCGGCATCGTGCTGGGCATCGCCTCGGTCATCGTCATGATGGCCATCACCGAGGGATCCAAGCAGAACGCACTCAAGCAGTTCGAGGTGCTCGGGGCCCGCAACGTCATCCTCCGCTCCGTCAAGCCCGCTGAGCAGGCCAGCATGGCCGGCGGCAGCAGCGGGCAGGGCGATTTCGTGCTCTCCTACGGCCTGACGAGGCAGGACTACCGGCGGCTCCGGGCCCAGTTCGAAGACAAGGCCGAGGAGATCGTCCCCCTCAAGACCTGCGGGGCCATGGTCACGCGCGGCTCGCGGCAGATGTCCAGCCAGACGTTCGGCACGACGCCCGACCTGCCCCGCTGCGCGAACCTGCCCGTGGCCCAGGGCCGCTATCTCACCTGGCTCGATCTCGAAAGCGACGCTTCGGTGTGCGTGATCGGCCGCACCGTGGCGCTGCAGCTCTTTCCGCTTGAAGAGCCGCTGGGCAAAACGCTGCGCGTGGACGACCAGATCTTTACGGTGGTGGGGGTGCTGGCTCCCATCGGGCTTGCGGGCGGGGCCGGCAGCGCGCTGGTCGGTCGCGATCTGAACCTCGATGTGCACATCCCGCTGTCCACCGCGGAAGCGAAGTTCGGCGACATGATCATGCGCCGCAGCGCCGGCAGCCGCGAAGTCACCAACATCGAGTTGAGCGAGATCTACATCGGAATGCCCACCATCGAATCCGTGTCGCGCGGCGGGCACATGGCGGAGCGCATCATCGACATCGGCCTGCGCAAGGAGCAGGACGTCACCGTCATCATCCCCTACGAACTGCAGGAGATGGCCAAGCGGACAGCGCGGATCTGGAGCCGCGTCATGCTGTTCATCGCGGCCATCGCGCTGGTCGTCGGCGGAACGGGCATCATGAACATCATGCTCGCCTCGGTGACGGAACGCACGCGCGAAATCGGCATCCGCAGGGCCCTGGGCGCCACTCGTGGCCACATCACCTGGCAGTTCCTCGTCGAGACGGGCGTGCTGTCGCTCTTTGGCGGGTTCATCGGTATCTTCGTGGGCGTCTTCGGAGCCATGGCGCTGGGCGCGCTTCTGCCCGAGCAATTCCCGACGCAGGTGACCGGCTGGTCGATCGCGGTGAGTTTCATCGTGGCCTGCGGCGTGGGGCTGATCTTCGGGCTCTATCCGGCCAACGTCGCCGCCAGCCAGGACCCGATCGTCGCGCTGCGCCACGACTGA
- a CDS encoding PTS sugar transporter subunit IIA translates to MNLLDILKLECIKVPLDHAEKKAVIDEMVDLLAAANTISSPAALKEAVWSREQTRTTGIGQGLAIPHGKSDVCDDLMLAIGKPALPIDFHSIDRQPVRLVVLLVSPPDQTSRHIQALARISRLMTQDDFREAVYNANSAEEIYRLFEQYETSAAQM, encoded by the coding sequence ATGAATCTTCTCGACATTCTCAAACTGGAATGCATCAAGGTCCCGCTCGATCACGCGGAAAAGAAAGCGGTGATCGATGAGATGGTCGATCTGCTCGCCGCCGCCAACACCATTTCCAGCCCGGCAGCGCTCAAAGAAGCGGTCTGGAGCCGCGAGCAGACGCGCACGACCGGCATCGGCCAGGGCCTGGCCATTCCGCACGGCAAGTCAGATGTGTGCGATGACCTCATGCTCGCCATCGGCAAGCCCGCGCTGCCCATCGACTTTCACAGCATCGACCGTCAGCCCGTGCGCCTCGTGGTGCTGCTGGTGAGCCCGCCGGATCAGACCAGTCGGCACATCCAGGCTCTCGCCCGCATCAGCCGCCTGATGACGCAGGACGATTTCCGCGAGGCGGTGTACAACGCCAACAGCGCCGAAGAGATCTACCGGCTGTTCGAGCAGTACGAGACCTCCGCCGCGCAGATGTGA
- the cysC gene encoding adenylyl-sulfate kinase: protein MTQQKATNIHWHEGEVSRDERWKALGQKGCVLWFTGLSGSGKSTIACALESALVNLGHHCYRLDGDNIRFGLNKNLGFSAEDRAENIRRIGEVAKLFADAGIITLTSFISPYLRDRQTAREACEKGGMKFFEVYVETPLEVAEARDPKGLYKKARAGEIKGFTGIDDPYEAPERAELVLNTADMSLDEEVIALVDFLSTQGIIKKR, encoded by the coding sequence ATGACGCAGCAGAAGGCGACGAACATTCACTGGCACGAAGGCGAAGTCAGCCGCGACGAGCGCTGGAAGGCGCTCGGACAGAAAGGCTGCGTGCTCTGGTTCACCGGCCTCTCAGGCTCGGGCAAGTCCACCATCGCTTGCGCCCTCGAGTCGGCCCTGGTCAACCTCGGCCATCACTGCTACCGCCTTGACGGCGACAACATCCGCTTCGGCCTCAACAAAAACCTCGGCTTCAGCGCCGAGGATCGCGCCGAGAACATCCGCCGCATCGGCGAGGTCGCCAAACTCTTTGCCGACGCGGGCATCATCACGCTGACCAGCTTCATCAGCCCCTACCTCCGCGATCGCCAGACCGCCCGCGAGGCCTGCGAGAAGGGCGGCATGAAGTTCTTTGAGGTGTACGTCGAAACGCCGCTCGAAGTCGCCGAGGCGCGCGACCCCAAGGGCCTCTACAAGAAGGCCCGCGCCGGCGAGATCAAGGGCTTCACCGGCATCGACGACCCGTACGAAGCGCCCGAGCGGGCCGAACTCGTTCTCAACACCGCCGACATGTCGCTCGATGAGGAAGTCATCGCGCTGGTGGACTTCCTCTCGACGCAGGGCATCATCAAGAAGCGCTGA